A stretch of Flavobacterium sp. N1994 DNA encodes these proteins:
- a CDS encoding enoyl-CoA hydratase/isomerase family protein yields the protein MADTGSLSITIENKIATITFSHSASNSFPSDLLHKLTSELNQISLNADVNVVILQSEGKTFCAGASFDELLSISDFETGKKFFSGFANVINAMRKCSKIIIGKVQGKAVGGGVGLISACDFAYAYQDAAVKLSEIAIGIGPFVIEPAVSRKIGKTAMTELTLQPTNWQSADWAKEKGLYVDLFDSQAEVSEAVDHLATKLASYNPEALAEMKKVFWKNTGNWDELLYERAAISGKLVLSDFTKKALNEFKK from the coding sequence ATGGCTGATACTGGTTCCCTTTCCATTACTATTGAAAATAAAATTGCTACCATAACCTTTAGTCATTCTGCTAGCAATTCGTTTCCTAGTGATTTATTACACAAACTTACTTCCGAATTAAATCAAATTTCTCTCAATGCTGATGTAAATGTTGTGATTTTACAAAGCGAAGGCAAAACGTTTTGTGCAGGTGCTTCTTTTGATGAATTACTTTCGATATCCGATTTTGAAACAGGAAAGAAATTCTTCTCAGGATTTGCGAATGTGATTAACGCCATGCGGAAATGCTCTAAAATCATCATCGGAAAAGTACAAGGAAAAGCTGTTGGCGGGGGTGTTGGTTTAATATCAGCATGCGATTTTGCTTATGCTTATCAAGATGCTGCCGTTAAATTATCTGAAATTGCTATTGGAATTGGTCCGTTTGTAATTGAACCTGCTGTTTCTAGAAAAATTGGGAAAACCGCAATGACAGAACTGACTTTACAACCTACTAATTGGCAATCGGCAGATTGGGCAAAAGAAAAAGGTTTATATGTAGATCTTTTTGATAGTCAGGCAGAAGTTAGCGAAGCGGTAGATCATTTGGCAACAAAATTAGCCTCTTATAATCCTGAAGCTTTAGCAGAAATGAAAAAAGTCTTTTGGAAAAATACTGGAAACTGGGACGAGCTTTTATATGAAAGAGCCGCTATTTCAGGTAAATTAGTGCTTTCTGATTTTACAAAAAAAGCCTTAAACGAATTTAAAAAATAA
- a CDS encoding UDP-2,3-diacylglucosamine diphosphatase gives MTISPNKKIYFASDQHFGAPTPELSFPREQKFVAWLDEVKKDAECIFLLGDLFDFWFEYKTVVPKGFVRVLGKLAEIRDSGIPIYFFVGNHDLWMSDYFEKELNIPVYRDNQEFEFNGKTFLIGHGDGKGPGDKGYKRMKKVFTNPFSKWLYRWLHPDVGMRLAQYLSVKNKLISGDADVKFLGEDNEWLILYAKRKLETKHYNYLIFGHRHLPMVVSVGDNAEYVNLGDWIGYFTYGVFDGTQFELKKY, from the coding sequence ATGACAATATCTCCTAACAAAAAAATATACTTTGCTTCTGACCAACACTTTGGTGCGCCTACGCCTGAGCTTAGTTTTCCTAGAGAACAAAAGTTTGTAGCTTGGCTAGATGAAGTAAAAAAGGATGCTGAATGTATTTTCCTCTTAGGCGATTTATTTGATTTTTGGTTTGAATACAAAACAGTAGTTCCTAAAGGCTTCGTAAGAGTTTTAGGGAAGCTAGCAGAAATCAGAGACAGCGGCATTCCTATTTATTTCTTTGTTGGGAATCATGATTTGTGGATGAGCGATTATTTCGAAAAAGAATTGAATATTCCTGTTTACAGAGACAATCAAGAATTTGAATTTAATGGCAAGACCTTCTTAATTGGTCATGGTGATGGCAAAGGTCCTGGAGACAAAGGCTACAAACGCATGAAGAAAGTATTTACCAATCCGTTTTCAAAATGGTTGTACCGATGGCTGCATCCTGATGTTGGGATGCGATTGGCACAATACTTATCGGTAAAAAACAAATTAATCTCGGGCGATGCTGATGTGAAGTTCCTTGGCGAAGATAATGAATGGCTCATCTTATATGCGAAACGCAAACTCGAAACCAAACATTACAATTACCTTATTTTTGGTCATCGTCATCTTCCGATGGTAGTATCTGTGGGAGATAACGCTGAGTATGTCAACCTAGGGGACTGGATAGGCTACTTTACTTATGGTGTTTTTGATGGTACTCAATTCGAGTTAAAGAAGTACTAA
- a CDS encoding MarC family protein: MNINFREIATATMVLFAVIDIVGSIPVIISLRAKFGHIQSGKASLVSAGIMIAFLFVGEEILKLIGIDANSFAVAGSFVLFFLALEMILGIRLYKEDKATSASIVPIAFPLVAGAGTMTTLLSLRAEFYSINIIIAIFLNIILVYLVLKSSAKIEKMLGENGLNIIRKVFGIVLLAIAVKLFAANVKGLFV; encoded by the coding sequence ATGAACATTAATTTTAGAGAAATAGCCACTGCTACCATGGTTCTTTTTGCCGTGATTGATATCGTCGGAAGCATTCCTGTGATTATTAGTTTGAGAGCTAAATTTGGCCATATTCAATCGGGAAAAGCTTCTTTAGTTTCGGCTGGAATTATGATTGCCTTTCTTTTTGTTGGTGAAGAAATACTGAAATTAATCGGCATTGATGCTAATTCGTTTGCTGTAGCTGGTTCATTCGTTTTGTTCTTTTTAGCTTTAGAAATGATTCTAGGTATCCGACTCTATAAAGAAGATAAAGCCACTTCTGCCTCTATTGTTCCAATAGCATTCCCGCTAGTTGCTGGGGCTGGAACGATGACAACTTTACTTTCTTTGCGAGCAGAATTTTATTCCATCAACATTATCATAGCGATATTTCTGAATATTATTTTGGTGTATTTAGTTTTAAAATCTTCTGCAAAAATTGAGAAAATGCTTGGTGAGAATGGGTTGAACATCATTAGAAAAGTTTTTGGAATTGTCCTTTTAGCCATTGCCGTTAAATTATTTGCAGCTAATGTTAAAGGACTCTTTGTGTAA
- a CDS encoding 6-pyruvoyl trahydropterin synthase family protein, translating to MSNIRITKQFSFETGHALYGYDGKCKNVHGHSYKLSVTVIGKPITDTSNVKYGMVIDFSDLKKIVKEEIVDIFDHATVFNQNTPHIELANELKSRGHHVILVDYQPTSENMVTDFAQKIKSRLPFEIKLHSLKLQETDTSFAEWYASDNE from the coding sequence ATGAGTAACATCAGAATCACTAAACAATTTTCATTCGAAACGGGTCATGCTCTGTATGGGTACGACGGCAAATGCAAAAATGTACACGGACACAGCTATAAATTATCGGTGACTGTTATTGGGAAACCGATTACGGATACTTCGAATGTGAAATATGGCATGGTGATTGACTTTTCCGATTTGAAGAAAATTGTTAAAGAAGAAATTGTCGATATTTTTGATCATGCTACTGTTTTTAATCAAAATACTCCTCATATTGAATTGGCTAACGAATTAAAAAGCCGAGGACATCACGTAATTTTGGTAGATTATCAACCTACAAGTGAGAACATGGTGACCGATTTTGCTCAAAAAATAAAAAGTCGTTTGCCTTTTGAGATCAAATTACATTCTTTAAAACTACAAGAAACCGATACCTCGTTTGCCGAATGGTATGCTTCGGATAACGAATAA
- a CDS encoding DUF3109 family protein, whose protein sequence is MFQLGKTIVSEDILEKDFVCNLSTCHGACCVDGDAGAPLTQEETKILEAIYPKVKPFLRKEGIEAIERLGTWVVGTDQDLETPLIDNKDCAYVIFDGKTALCGIEQAYNQGIVDWKKPVSCHLYPIRVKDFSEFAAVNYDRWDICNPACSLGKELEVPVYKFVKEALIRRFGQDWYAELEKVAEDLKNGK, encoded by the coding sequence ATGTTTCAACTAGGAAAAACCATCGTTTCAGAAGATATTCTCGAAAAAGATTTTGTTTGTAATCTTTCAACTTGTCATGGCGCTTGCTGTGTAGATGGTGATGCGGGGGCTCCTTTAACACAAGAAGAAACTAAAATCTTAGAAGCTATTTACCCTAAAGTGAAACCTTTCCTCCGTAAAGAAGGTATTGAAGCTATTGAAAGATTAGGCACTTGGGTAGTGGGAACCGATCAAGATTTGGAAACCCCTCTTATTGACAACAAAGATTGTGCTTACGTTATTTTCGATGGCAAAACTGCTCTTTGCGGCATAGAACAAGCCTACAACCAAGGCATTGTAGATTGGAAAAAACCAGTTTCTTGTCATTTATATCCAATCCGTGTTAAAGATTTTAGCGAATTTGCTGCCGTCAATTACGACCGTTGGGATATTTGCAATCCTGCTTGTTCTTTAGGAAAAGAGTTGGAAGTTCCTGTTTATAAATTTGTAAAAGAAGCTTTAATCCGCCGATTTGGACAAGATTGGTATGCCGAACTAGAAAAAGTAGCCGAAGATTTGAAGAATGGGAAGTGA
- a CDS encoding NAD(P)/FAD-dependent oxidoreductase yields the protein MFDVLIIGGGVSGMSCALVLGSAHKKPFVQDKKIGIITHQKTSSLQEAIFYNAYGVSPGKLGSDLLAESTEQLQELYPHVTQIEGEKVMKVTGTFPNFTVTTNKNSYQTKNIVVAIGYSNTFDVEGLVHYVEPHKKALAEKQRIQLKNEDHKVTDGIYVVGTLAGWRSQLAIAAGSGAAVATDILTLWNNGISSQSHDSIKK from the coding sequence ATGTTTGATGTTCTGATAATCGGTGGCGGCGTTTCGGGCATGTCATGTGCTTTGGTTTTGGGTTCGGCTCATAAAAAACCGTTTGTTCAAGATAAAAAAATTGGGATTATCACACACCAAAAAACATCTTCACTTCAAGAAGCTATCTTTTACAATGCTTATGGAGTATCCCCAGGAAAACTAGGTTCAGATTTGTTAGCAGAAAGCACAGAACAACTACAAGAATTATATCCTCATGTAACCCAAATTGAAGGAGAAAAAGTCATGAAAGTGACGGGGACATTTCCAAATTTTACGGTTACAACCAATAAAAACTCTTATCAAACGAAAAATATTGTAGTTGCAATAGGGTATTCTAACACTTTTGATGTAGAAGGATTAGTACACTATGTTGAACCACACAAAAAAGCATTAGCTGAGAAACAACGGATTCAGTTAAAAAACGAAGACCACAAAGTCACGGATGGCATTTATGTAGTTGGGACATTGGCTGGATGGAGAAGTCAATTGGCTATTGCAGCAGGAAGTGGAGCAGCAGTTGCAACCGATATTCTAACGTTGTGGAATAATGGTATTTCTTCTCAAAGCCACGATTCCATAAAAAAATAG